A stretch of Pirellulales bacterium DNA encodes these proteins:
- a CDS encoding polysaccharide deacetylase family protein, translating to MLPQACRDSLLGMYYLASLPMRRQAGARRAAEGLEPVIALFYHRVADEHPTDWTISVERFQKQIRWIRERYEIVSLVDAQQRIARGHSSEPVVCITFDDGYADNMQAAIPWLIDQQVPFAYFVATEHVLTGKPFEHDKNVGLKLAPNTPQEIQELARAGVEIGAHTRSHADLGAIADESRLYDEIVGSKHDLELLIERPVRYFAFPFGLRENLSEAAFRIAFHAGFWGVCSAYGGYNLPGDDPFHLQRIHGDPSWSQFCNWLTVDPRKLRGVQRYRAGDYRIGF from the coding sequence ATGTTGCCGCAAGCCTGTCGCGACTCGCTCCTGGGGATGTACTACCTGGCGAGCTTGCCCATGCGCCGCCAAGCAGGCGCCCGCCGCGCCGCCGAGGGGCTCGAGCCGGTCATTGCGCTGTTCTACCACCGCGTCGCCGACGAACACCCGACCGACTGGACGATCTCGGTCGAACGATTTCAAAAGCAGATCCGCTGGATCCGCGAACGGTACGAAATCGTCTCGCTCGTCGACGCTCAACAGCGCATCGCCCGCGGCCACAGCAGCGAACCGGTGGTCTGCATCACGTTCGACGACGGCTACGCCGACAACATGCAGGCGGCGATCCCCTGGCTGATCGACCAGCAGGTTCCGTTCGCGTACTTCGTGGCGACGGAGCACGTTCTCACGGGCAAACCGTTCGAGCATGACAAGAACGTGGGGCTGAAACTCGCGCCGAACACTCCCCAGGAAATTCAAGAGCTTGCCCGCGCCGGGGTCGAAATCGGGGCTCACACCCGCTCGCACGCCGACTTGGGGGCGATCGCCGACGAGTCCCGACTCTACGACGAGATCGTCGGCTCGAAGCACGATCTGGAACTGCTGATCGAACGGCCGGTCCGATATTTCGCCTTTCCGTTCGGGCTTCGCGAGAATCTCTCCGAAGCGGCGTTTCGGATTGCGTTCCACGCCGGGTTCTGGGGGGTCTGCTCGGCCTACGGCGGTTACAACCTGCCCGGCGACGACCCCTTTCATCTCCAACGCATTCACGGCGATCCCAGTTGGTCGCAGTTCTGCAACTGGCTGACCGTCGACCCCCGCAAGCTGCGCGGCGTGCAGCGATATCGGGCAGGGGATTATCGAATCGGCTTCTAG
- a CDS encoding GNAT family N-acetyltransferase, which translates to MRIDCCDNLNAWQRWQSQWDGLAGDCTFRTWRWLSTWWKHYGERDPRRRKTLRVLLAIDDDGVGEPQLAAALPCYVDSHPVAGRTVRLLGDGEVCSDHLGLLARPGRARAAAAELASQLMHDGDWDLLQFDAIDDADEAVAALAVALSERGALLERRPGPACWSIDLPGNWDSFLALQSKSHRKQLRRLETRVLDSPQANWRLVESPTDFDEGWQVLALLHQRRRRSLGEPGCFSWPRWAAFHRDVAEQLLAAGELRLSWLELAGRPAAAEYHFCRGGVAFAYQGGLDPDAADAEPGRLSMIATLKRALAEGVRRFDLLRGDEPYKAHWRAEPHATHELFAVPPRFGAQARYQARRAVRRAARYARQATRRFG; encoded by the coding sequence ATGCGAATCGACTGCTGCGACAACCTGAACGCCTGGCAACGCTGGCAGTCTCAATGGGACGGCTTGGCCGGAGACTGCACGTTCCGCACGTGGCGCTGGCTGTCGACGTGGTGGAAGCACTACGGCGAGCGCGACCCGCGACGTCGCAAGACGCTGCGCGTGCTGCTGGCGATCGACGACGACGGGGTCGGCGAACCGCAGCTCGCGGCGGCGTTGCCTTGCTACGTCGACTCCCATCCCGTCGCCGGACGCACGGTGCGATTGCTCGGCGACGGCGAGGTGTGCAGCGATCACCTCGGATTGCTCGCTCGACCGGGACGCGCACGGGCCGCGGCCGCGGAGTTGGCCTCGCAGTTGATGCATGACGGCGACTGGGATCTGTTGCAGTTCGACGCGATCGACGACGCCGACGAAGCCGTGGCGGCCCTGGCGGTCGCGCTCTCCGAGCGCGGAGCGCTGCTGGAGCGGCGCCCAGGACCGGCGTGCTGGTCGATCGATCTTCCGGGGAATTGGGATTCGTTCTTGGCGCTGCAGTCGAAGTCGCACCGTAAGCAACTCCGGCGACTGGAAACCCGCGTGCTCGATTCGCCCCAAGCCAATTGGCGACTCGTCGAATCGCCGACGGACTTCGACGAAGGGTGGCAGGTGCTGGCGCTCCTGCACCAACGCCGACGACGCTCGCTGGGCGAGCCAGGGTGCTTCTCCTGGCCGCGGTGGGCCGCGTTTCACCGCGACGTCGCCGAGCAGTTGCTCGCCGCCGGGGAGTTGCGATTGTCGTGGCTGGAACTCGCGGGGCGCCCCGCGGCGGCCGAGTACCATTTTTGTCGCGGCGGGGTCGCGTTCGCTTACCAAGGGGGGCTCGATCCTGACGCCGCAGATGCGGAGCCGGGTCGGCTCTCGATGATCGCCACGCTCAAGCGAGCCCTGGCCGAAGGGGTTCGCCGGTTCGATCTCCTCCGCGGCGACGAACCCTACAAAGCCCACTGGCGAGCCGAACCGCACGCCACGCACGAATTGTTTGCCGTGCCGCCGCGGTTTGGGGCGCAAGCGCGCTACCAAGCCCGCCGCGCCGTACGACGGGCGGCGCGCTACGCCCGGCAGGCGACGAGAAGGTTCGGTTGA
- a CDS encoding O-antigen ligase family protein → MPVVLAILALAALAWGVALGRRLPMLAACAAMIALGYVLGPPLWSPKVGPVTLTVDRLLIGGLATLFVWQWRTGAARWRSLTGVDLALIALLAYLTVRTALTPAPDAVRSSVGPWWRLLAAFWIPAGLYFFARSAQLDEINWRRMVRVVIALGAYLAFTAVAEVTKQWWAVFPRYIADPTLGEHFGRARGPALMSASLGVYLTYAFWAAWLSWPSASRWGRTVLLAMLGATALGVFLTFTRSTWLGLAGGLAVLPILQAPRRWRLPLAGACGIAVVAGGLLLGGTVAHMGRHDAAGAEAGAAEHSVYQRASFVIVSMRMFRDAPAWGHGFGRFYDKKLPYISDRSQQIELDSIRGLDHHNTLLSILTETGLVGFGLYMTLLVAWTRAAWDLWRDEARPAWQRRHGVFTLGVIIAYLASALFHDLTLSPTEHWMLFLASGVASGLLSASRAPATNRAPSVSPTRSHNWEPLAT, encoded by the coding sequence ATGCCAGTCGTGCTTGCCATCCTGGCGCTTGCCGCCCTCGCGTGGGGCGTCGCTCTCGGGCGGCGCTTGCCGATGCTGGCTGCCTGCGCCGCGATGATTGCGCTGGGCTACGTCCTGGGACCCCCGCTGTGGAGCCCCAAGGTCGGCCCCGTGACGCTCACGGTCGATCGCCTGCTGATCGGCGGACTCGCGACGCTGTTCGTTTGGCAGTGGCGCACGGGCGCAGCGCGGTGGCGATCCCTCACCGGCGTCGACCTCGCACTGATCGCCTTGTTGGCCTATCTCACGGTCCGCACGGCGCTCACCCCGGCGCCAGATGCGGTGCGATCGAGCGTCGGCCCGTGGTGGCGGCTGTTGGCGGCGTTCTGGATCCCGGCGGGGTTGTACTTTTTCGCGCGCTCGGCGCAGCTCGATGAAATCAATTGGCGGCGAATGGTGCGCGTGGTGATCGCCTTGGGCGCCTACTTGGCGTTCACGGCCGTTGCTGAAGTGACCAAGCAGTGGTGGGCGGTTTTCCCCCGGTATATCGCCGATCCGACGCTCGGCGAGCACTTCGGTCGTGCCCGTGGCCCGGCCCTCATGTCGGCCAGCTTGGGGGTGTACCTGACCTACGCCTTCTGGGCGGCGTGGCTGTCGTGGCCGTCGGCGAGCCGCTGGGGCCGGACGGTGCTGCTGGCGATGCTGGGAGCGACGGCCCTGGGGGTGTTCCTCACGTTCACCCGCTCGACGTGGCTGGGACTTGCCGGCGGGTTGGCCGTGCTTCCGATCCTGCAGGCGCCGCGCCGGTGGCGGCTCCCCTTGGCCGGGGCATGCGGAATCGCCGTCGTTGCGGGGGGGCTCTTGCTGGGGGGAACCGTGGCCCACATGGGACGTCACGACGCCGCCGGCGCCGAGGCCGGCGCGGCCGAGCATTCCGTCTACCAACGGGCTTCGTTTGTGATCGTCTCGATGCGGATGTTTCGCGACGCCCCGGCGTGGGGGCACGGCTTTGGACGGTTCTATGACAAGAAGCTCCCCTACATCAGCGACCGTTCCCAGCAGATCGAACTCGATTCGATTCGCGGGCTCGATCACCACAACACGTTGCTCAGCATCCTGACCGAAACGGGGCTTGTCGGTTTCGGACTGTACATGACGCTGCTTGTCGCTTGGACGCGTGCGGCATGGGATCTGTGGCGCGACGAGGCGCGCCCGGCTTGGCAGCGGCGTCACGGAGTCTTCACCCTGGGGGTGATCATCGCCTATCTGGCGTCGGCGCTCTTCCACGACCTCACTCTCTCCCCGACTGAGCATTGGATGTTGTTTCTGGCGAGCGGCGTCGCCTCGGGATTGCTGAGCGCCAGTCGCGCGCCGGCGACGAACCGGGCCCCCAGCGTCTCGCCGACGCGCTCCCACAACTGGGAGCCCCTGGCGACGTGA
- a CDS encoding WecB/TagA/CpsF family glycosyltransferase, giving the protein MTELQQPTSPRVRLLGMDVDALDMPAAVERVWQWCRAEASSACRYVVTPNVDHAVMLQTSGALRTAYAGAALVLADGAPVVWASRLLRRPLPERVAGSDLAPAIFEHATQSTRGADAPPLRVFLLGAAPGVADRAAARITARWPGVEVVGTLSPPLGFERDSVENERILAAVAAAAPDLVLLGLGAPKQELWIGEHAPRLRVKAALCIGATIDFLAGEKRRAPRWMQRLGLEWFHRLATEPRRLAARYARDAWIFPRLVWRDWRTTL; this is encoded by the coding sequence ATGACCGAACTCCAGCAACCGACCTCGCCGCGCGTGCGGCTCTTGGGAATGGACGTCGACGCGCTCGACATGCCGGCCGCCGTCGAACGGGTTTGGCAGTGGTGTCGCGCCGAGGCGAGCTCCGCGTGTCGCTACGTCGTCACCCCCAACGTCGATCATGCGGTCATGCTGCAAACGAGCGGGGCGCTGCGAACCGCGTACGCCGGGGCCGCGCTCGTGCTGGCCGACGGGGCGCCGGTCGTGTGGGCGTCGCGGCTGTTGCGGCGACCGCTGCCGGAACGGGTTGCCGGGAGCGACCTGGCGCCGGCGATCTTCGAACATGCCACGCAGTCGACTCGCGGCGCCGACGCCCCTCCTTTGCGCGTGTTCCTCCTGGGTGCGGCGCCGGGAGTCGCCGATCGGGCCGCAGCGCGGATCACGGCTCGCTGGCCGGGCGTCGAGGTGGTCGGCACGTTGTCGCCGCCGCTGGGGTTTGAACGCGACTCGGTCGAGAACGAGCGGATCCTTGCCGCGGTCGCCGCGGCGGCGCCGGACCTCGTGCTGCTGGGGCTCGGCGCCCCGAAGCAAGAGCTGTGGATTGGCGAGCATGCCCCCCGCTTGCGGGTCAAGGCCGCGCTCTGCATCGGCGCCACGATCGACTTCCTGGCCGGCGAGAAACGCCGCGCTCCACGGTGGATGCAGCGACTGGGGCTCGAATGGTTCCACCGCCTGGCGACCGAGCCGCGCCGGTTGGCCGCCCGCTACGCCCGCGATGCCTGGATCTTTCCGCGACTGGTGTGGCGCGACTGGCGCACCACCCTGTAG
- a CDS encoding tRNA-dihydrouridine synthase — translation MSPAPLKPLAIGPLVLDFPVVQAALSGYSDLPMRVIARRLGAPYTLCEVMLDYFVLQVRERRKTSHLMVVADEEHPVAGQLMGAEPEQFGPAARRLVEKGFDVIDVNFGCPVKKVLGRCRGGFHLSQPDVALEIVSRVRDAVPPHVPVTVKMRRGIDDSPESRDNFFRIFDGAYERGAAAITVHGRTVLQRYDGPARWEFLRELKRHAGERTVLGSGDLFDAQACLDMIRITGVDGVTAARGAIGNPWIFAQARALAAGLPLPEPPTLHQQRDVIAEHYRLSEETYGVERCVPTMRKFGIKYAQLHPRHAEVRAAFAAVKRPGAWREVLDAWYGVDGPGVHPIVEEPNPALSATSPAAGGADGAHALATATAEA, via the coding sequence ATGAGCCCCGCGCCGCTGAAACCTCTTGCCATCGGGCCGCTTGTGCTCGATTTTCCCGTCGTCCAGGCGGCGCTGTCGGGGTACAGCGACTTGCCGATGCGGGTGATCGCCCGGCGGCTGGGGGCGCCGTACACGCTGTGCGAGGTGATGCTCGACTACTTCGTGCTGCAGGTGCGCGAGCGCCGCAAGACGAGCCACCTGATGGTCGTCGCCGACGAGGAGCACCCGGTGGCGGGGCAGCTGATGGGCGCCGAGCCCGAGCAATTCGGTCCGGCGGCGCGGCGGCTCGTCGAGAAAGGGTTCGACGTGATTGACGTCAACTTCGGTTGCCCCGTGAAAAAGGTGCTCGGGCGCTGCCGGGGGGGCTTTCACCTCAGCCAGCCCGACGTGGCCCTGGAGATCGTCAGCCGCGTCCGCGACGCGGTCCCGCCGCACGTGCCGGTCACGGTGAAAATGCGCCGCGGCATCGACGATTCGCCGGAGAGCCGCGACAACTTCTTCCGAATTTTCGACGGCGCGTACGAGCGCGGCGCCGCGGCGATCACCGTCCACGGTCGCACCGTGCTGCAACGATACGACGGGCCGGCGCGGTGGGAGTTTCTGCGCGAGTTGAAACGCCACGCCGGCGAGCGCACCGTGCTGGGGAGCGGCGATCTGTTCGACGCTCAGGCGTGTCTCGACATGATTCGCATCACGGGGGTCGACGGCGTGACCGCCGCCCGCGGCGCGATCGGCAACCCGTGGATCTTCGCCCAAGCACGGGCCCTGGCGGCGGGGCTGCCGCTGCCCGAGCCGCCCACGCTGCACCAACAGCGGGACGTGATCGCCGAGCATTATCGCCTGTCCGAGGAGACGTACGGCGTCGAACGATGCGTGCCGACGATGCGCAAGTTCGGCATCAAGTACGCTCAGCTTCACCCGCGGCACGCCGAGGTGCGAGCCGCCTTCGCCGCGGTGAAGCGCCCCGGGGCGTGGCGCGAGGTGCTCGACGCGTGGTACGGCGTCGACGGTCCCGGAGTCCATCCGATCGTCGAAGAACCGAATCCGGCCCTCTCAGCGACCTCCCCCGCGGCCGGCGGGGCCGACGGAGCGCACGCGCTCGCTACCGCCACAGCCGAGGCGTGA
- a CDS encoding ABC transporter ATP-binding protein, with amino-acid sequence MKTLVGGGLFSSMLQFDHVSRSYGARLAVDDLTLDLGRGELFALLGHNGAGKTTTIKMLVGLLRPSRGRIAVGGYDAAAHPREVSRLVGYVPDQPFLYDKLSGREFLRFVADMYGLSSASAAAAVKREIERFDLAEFADRLTESYSHGMRQRTVFAAALIHEPEVLVVDEPMVGLDPQSIKLVKDLLQSYAGEGRTVLMSTHTLDVAEQIADRVGVMKNGKLVFDGNVAQLREVVQGTSGSLESMYLALMET; translated from the coding sequence TTGAAAACTCTCGTCGGCGGTGGTCTGTTCAGCAGCATGTTGCAGTTCGACCACGTCTCTCGCAGCTACGGCGCTCGGCTGGCCGTCGACGACCTGACTCTCGATCTTGGGCGCGGGGAGTTGTTCGCCCTGCTGGGCCACAACGGCGCCGGCAAGACGACCACGATCAAAATGCTGGTCGGTCTGCTGCGGCCCAGCCGCGGTCGCATTGCCGTGGGAGGCTACGACGCGGCCGCCCATCCCCGCGAGGTCAGCCGGCTGGTCGGCTACGTCCCGGACCAGCCGTTTCTGTATGACAAGCTCTCGGGGCGCGAGTTCCTGCGGTTCGTCGCCGACATGTACGGGCTCAGTTCCGCGTCGGCGGCGGCGGCCGTCAAGCGGGAAATCGAGCGGTTCGATCTCGCGGAGTTCGCCGATCGACTCACCGAGAGCTACTCCCACGGCATGCGGCAGCGAACCGTCTTTGCGGCGGCGCTGATCCACGAGCCGGAGGTGCTGGTGGTCGACGAACCGATGGTGGGTCTCGACCCGCAAAGCATCAAGCTGGTGAAGGACCTGCTGCAAAGTTACGCCGGCGAAGGCCGCACGGTGCTGATGTCGACCCACACGCTCGACGTCGCCGAGCAGATCGCCGACCGCGTGGGGGTGATGAAGAACGGCAAGCTGGTGTTCGACGGCAACGTCGCCCAATTGCGCGAAGTGGTCCAGGGAACAAGCGGTTCGCTGGAGTCGATGTACCTGGCGCTCATGGAGACGTAG